A window of the Enterobacteriaceae bacterium 4M9 genome harbors these coding sequences:
- a CDS encoding MFS transporter, with translation MKINFPLLALAIGAFGIGTTEFSPMGLLPVIAEGVNVSIPAAGMLISAYAIGVMVGAPLMTLLLSQRGRRNALLLLMSIFVVGNLLSTLAPNYTMLMMSRIITSLSHGAFFGLGSVVAASLVAKEKQASAVATMFMGLTIANIGGVPAATWLGSTIGWRMSFLATAGLGAIAMAALWLSLPKGGAGQRPEVKRELSVLMRPQVVGALLTTVLSAGAMFTLYTYISPVLQRITHATPSYVTLMLVLIGVGFSIGNYLGGRFADRSVNGTLKGFLTLLIIVMAAMPWLASTELGAAVAMVVWGTATFGVVPPLQMRVMRVAHEAPGLSSSVNIGAFNLGNALGAAAGGVVISSGLGYTFVPAMGALIAALGLLLVIFSSSRRSAQEVCGAEAE, from the coding sequence ATGAAAATTAACTTTCCGCTACTGGCGCTAGCCATTGGCGCGTTTGGTATCGGCACGACGGAGTTTTCGCCCATGGGGCTGCTGCCGGTGATTGCCGAGGGTGTAAACGTGTCCATTCCTGCCGCCGGGATGCTGATTAGCGCCTACGCGATTGGTGTGATGGTGGGTGCACCACTGATGACGCTGTTGCTGTCACAGCGCGGTCGTCGCAATGCACTGCTGCTGTTGATGAGTATTTTTGTGGTGGGCAACCTGCTGTCAACGCTGGCACCCAACTACACCATGCTGATGATGTCGCGCATTATCACCAGTCTGAGCCACGGCGCGTTCTTTGGGCTTGGCTCGGTTGTGGCGGCAAGTCTTGTCGCAAAAGAAAAACAGGCGAGCGCAGTCGCGACCATGTTTATGGGGCTGACCATTGCCAACATTGGCGGCGTACCGGCGGCGACCTGGCTTGGCAGCACCATTGGCTGGCGTATGTCGTTTCTGGCAACGGCAGGGCTGGGGGCTATCGCGATGGCGGCATTGTGGCTGTCGCTGCCTAAAGGCGGTGCCGGACAGCGCCCTGAGGTGAAGCGAGAGTTGTCGGTACTGATGCGCCCGCAGGTGGTGGGAGCACTGCTGACTACCGTCCTCAGTGCAGGCGCCATGTTTACGCTCTATACCTACATCTCGCCGGTGCTGCAACGTATCACGCACGCGACACCGTCGTATGTCACGCTGATGCTGGTGCTGATTGGTGTCGGTTTTTCCATCGGCAACTACCTGGGCGGGCGTTTTGCGGACCGTTCGGTGAATGGCACGCTTAAAGGCTTTCTGACGTTGCTTATCATCGTAATGGCCGCTATGCCGTGGCTTGCCAGTACCGAACTCGGTGCTGCAGTAGCCATGGTAGTGTGGGGAACCGCGACTTTTGGCGTTGTGCCGCCATTGCAGATGCGAGTGATGCGCGTGGCTCACGAAGCGCCAGGGCTGTCATCGTCAGTGAATATTGGGGCATTTAATCTCGGTAATGCGCTGGGTGCAGCGGCGGGAGGCGTGGTGATCTCCAGTGGCCTTGGCTACACCTTTGTTCCGGCAATGGGGGCGCTGATTGCTGCACTGGGTCTGCTGCTGGTGATTTTCTCATCCTCGCGCCGTTCAGCGCAGGAAGTGTGTGGCGCCGAGGCCGAATAA